In Flavobacterium endoglycinae, one DNA window encodes the following:
- a CDS encoding family 2A encapsulin nanocompartment cargo protein cysteine desulfurase — MSTNINNNGLPNIDDLQLLANELFKALPNEFPKEISLSPDKSEHPRAAKLAETILHTGSSDSLNQVPLAVPSNVQPAQHSFSGFGVSPSVIDYGNTGASVLYPNAGAGFDPQSENYSKGIHDNQNLNLNNPQTGFYDINLNNGTPQLNEESIFSSIALNNQYLPFQTESSSFEIELQTALASVDTQFRKRVDFPFNGNETAAAYYFLEQNPFAFDRRSSNIIVGNSFDTKEIPLFKATHFDAALVKKDFPILNETVNGKPLVWFDNAATTQKPKSVIDRIAYFYEHENSNIHRAAHELAARASDAYEAAREKVKTFLNANSVNEIVFVRGATEGINLVASTWGEHNLSSGDEIIVSNLEHHANIVPWKRLADKKGLKLRVIPVDDDGQILLDEYAKLLNSKTRLVAFTQVSNALGTVTPAKKIVEMAHAAGAKVLIDGAQSVSHMKVDVQHLNPDWLVFSGHKLFGPTGIGALYGKENLLNEMEPYQSGGNMIQDVTFEEIKYHKAPNRFEAGTGNIADAIGLGAAIDYVSKLGIEAIGQYEHFLLEYATRLLKEIPGVRLIGTAKDKASVLSFNLQGYSNDQVGQALNREGVAVRTGHHCAQPILRRMGVETTVRPSLAFYNTTEDVDTFIKTLWELKKVKF, encoded by the coding sequence ATGAGTACAAATATTAACAACAACGGTTTACCAAATATTGACGATCTGCAGTTGTTGGCTAACGAATTGTTCAAAGCCCTGCCTAATGAATTTCCAAAAGAAATTTCATTAAGTCCAGACAAAAGCGAACATCCTCGTGCTGCAAAACTGGCAGAAACGATATTGCATACCGGAAGTTCTGATTCTTTAAATCAGGTACCGCTGGCAGTTCCGTCAAATGTACAGCCTGCGCAGCATTCTTTCAGTGGTTTTGGCGTTTCTCCTTCAGTTATTGATTATGGCAATACTGGAGCTTCTGTTTTATACCCGAATGCTGGAGCAGGGTTTGATCCGCAAAGTGAAAATTATTCAAAAGGAATTCATGACAATCAAAACTTAAATCTGAACAATCCACAAACAGGATTTTACGATATCAATTTGAATAACGGAACACCGCAGCTGAATGAAGAAAGTATTTTTTCATCCATAGCATTGAATAATCAATACCTTCCGTTTCAGACTGAAAGTTCTTCTTTTGAAATAGAACTACAAACCGCATTAGCTTCTGTCGATACACAATTTAGAAAGCGTGTGGATTTTCCATTCAATGGAAATGAAACTGCCGCTGCTTACTATTTTTTAGAACAGAATCCTTTTGCTTTTGATAGAAGAAGTTCCAATATAATTGTGGGAAATTCATTCGACACAAAAGAAATCCCTTTGTTTAAAGCAACTCATTTTGATGCTGCATTGGTAAAAAAGGATTTTCCTATTCTAAATGAAACCGTAAACGGCAAACCATTGGTTTGGTTTGATAATGCGGCAACAACTCAAAAACCAAAATCGGTTATTGATCGTATTGCGTATTTCTACGAACATGAAAATTCAAATATTCATCGTGCGGCACATGAATTGGCCGCAAGAGCATCTGATGCTTACGAAGCGGCACGTGAAAAAGTAAAAACTTTTTTGAATGCCAATTCAGTTAACGAAATTGTATTTGTACGAGGCGCTACAGAAGGAATTAACTTAGTAGCATCGACTTGGGGCGAACATAATTTATCTTCTGGAGATGAAATTATAGTAAGCAATCTGGAACATCACGCCAACATTGTTCCGTGGAAACGACTGGCGGATAAAAAAGGATTGAAACTAAGAGTAATTCCAGTAGATGATGATGGTCAGATTCTCCTTGATGAATATGCAAAACTACTGAATTCGAAAACCCGTTTAGTTGCTTTTACACAAGTTTCAAACGCACTTGGAACGGTTACTCCGGCAAAAAAAATAGTCGAAATGGCTCATGCCGCTGGAGCAAAAGTTTTAATAGACGGCGCACAGTCGGTTTCGCACATGAAAGTGGATGTGCAGCATTTAAATCCAGACTGGCTGGTTTTTTCAGGTCATAAATTATTTGGACCAACAGGAATTGGAGCTTTATATGGAAAAGAAAATCTTTTAAATGAAATGGAGCCTTATCAATCTGGTGGAAATATGATTCAAGATGTCACTTTTGAAGAAATCAAATACCACAAAGCACCAAATCGTTTTGAAGCCGGAACAGGAAACATAGCTGATGCGATTGGACTTGGCGCTGCAATAGATTATGTTTCCAAACTTGGAATTGAAGCTATTGGACAGTATGAACATTTTTTACTAGAATATGCTACCCGACTTTTAAAAGAAATTCCGGGCGTTCGTTTAATTGGAACGGCAAAAGACAAAGCCAGTGTATTGTCTTTCAATTTACAAGGTTACAGCAACGATCAGGTTGGACAAGCTTTAAATCGTGAAGGTGTCGCGGTGCGAACTGGACATCATTGCGCGCAGCCCATTTTACGAAGAATGGGAGTTGAAACCACTGTTCGGCCTTCACTGGCATTTTACAATACAACCGAAGATGTCGATACGTTTATTAAAACCCTTTGGGAACTTAAAAAAGTAAAATTCTAA
- a CDS encoding family 2A encapsulin nanocompartment shell protein — translation MADLQKQQTALGDVAARQLAIATRTVPQIGTITPRWLTHLLHWVPVESGVFRLNKVKNANHIEVDCSARDERVLPNTFVDYVENPREYNLAAVQTIVDVHTRVSDLYSKPYNQISEQLRLAIETIKERQESELINNKDYGLLSNVAPSQIIKTRTGAPTPDDLDELLTKVWKEPGFFLLHPLAIAAFGRECTRRGVPPPTTSLFGSQFLTWRGIPLIPSDKLPIKNGKSKIILLRTGESRQGVIGLIQPGLQGEQSPGLSVRFMGINEKAIASYLVSLYCSLAILVDDAIAVLEDVEIGKYHEYKY, via the coding sequence ATGGCAGATTTACAAAAACAACAGACCGCTTTAGGCGATGTTGCAGCGAGACAACTCGCAATTGCAACCCGTACCGTTCCTCAAATTGGAACTATTACACCACGCTGGCTGACACATTTACTGCATTGGGTTCCAGTAGAATCAGGTGTATTTCGTTTGAATAAAGTGAAAAACGCAAATCACATCGAAGTAGATTGTTCGGCACGCGACGAAAGAGTTTTACCTAATACTTTTGTCGATTATGTAGAAAACCCAAGAGAATACAATCTGGCAGCTGTTCAAACTATTGTGGATGTTCATACCCGTGTTTCTGATTTATACAGCAAACCGTACAATCAGATTTCAGAACAGCTTCGTCTGGCAATCGAAACCATAAAAGAACGTCAGGAAAGCGAATTAATCAACAACAAAGATTACGGTTTATTAAGCAATGTAGCCCCTTCTCAAATTATTAAAACTCGCACCGGTGCGCCAACTCCAGATGATTTAGATGAACTGCTTACTAAAGTTTGGAAAGAACCGGGATTCTTCCTTTTGCATCCTTTGGCAATTGCCGCTTTCGGACGCGAATGTACACGCCGTGGTGTTCCGCCCCCTACGACTTCTTTGTTTGGATCTCAGTTTTTAACATGGAGAGGAATTCCGCTTATTCCATCTGATAAACTGCCAATCAAAAACGGAAAATCAAAAATCATTTTACTTCGTACCGGAGAAAGCCGTCAAGGAGTTATTGGATTAATTCAGCCTGGTTTACAAGGAGAACAATCTCCGGGATTATCAGTACGTTTTATGGGTATCAATGAAAAAGCCATTGCTTCTTATTTAGTTTCTCTTTATTGCTCACTGGCTATTTTGGTAGATGATGCTATTGCTGTTTTAGAAGATGTAGAAATAGGAAAGTATCATGAGTACAAATATTAA
- a CDS encoding DUF1810 domain-containing protein — protein sequence MAYANSITRFLDAQNKLYLTAYSEIKKGKKQTPWMWCIFPQIKGLGKSDLAKYYAIEDLKEAEAFLNHPILSKHLIEISQLLLNFRNKSIETILGELDARKLRSSMTIFSQVENANPIFQEVLDAFFSGYSDPITLSIAHASIETLAEA from the coding sequence ATGGCTTATGCAAATAGTATTACTCGTTTTTTAGATGCGCAGAATAAACTTTATCTTACTGCTTATTCAGAGATTAAGAAAGGAAAGAAACAAACGCCTTGGATGTGGTGTATTTTTCCTCAGATTAAAGGGTTGGGAAAAAGCGATCTTGCCAAATATTATGCAATTGAAGATTTGAAAGAGGCAGAAGCATTTTTAAATCATCCGATTTTGTCAAAACATTTAATTGAAATTTCACAGCTTTTGCTGAATTTCAGAAATAAATCAATTGAAACCATTCTAGGAGAACTTGATGCTCGTAAACTGCGTTCGTCTATGACGATTTTTTCTCAGGTTGAAAATGCGAATCCTATTTTTCAGGAAGTACTAGATGCGTTCTTTTCAGGATATTCAGATCCAATTACTTTGTCGATTGCCCATGCTTCTATAGAAACTTTAGCAGAAGCGTAA
- the rocD gene encoding ornithine--oxo-acid transaminase, whose product MIHTENTLSSKSEVLIEKENKYGAHNYHPLPVVLEKGEGVYVWDVDGKKYFDFLSAYSAVNQGHCHPKIVQAMVDQAQKLTLTSRAFYNDKLGNYEEYITKYFGFDKVLPMNTGAEAVETALKVCRKWAYEVKGIPENQAQVIVCENNFHGRTTTIISFSNDETARKNFGPFTDGFIKIEYDNLAALENALESSKNIAGFLVEPIQGEAGVYVPSEGYLAKAKALCEKHNVLFIADEVQTGIARTGKLLAVHHENVQPDILILGKAISGGVYPVSAVLANDEIMNVIKPGQHGSTFGGNPVAAAVAIAALEVIKDEKLAENAERLGVILRNGLNEIAERNHLITLVRGKGLLNAIVINSTEDSDLAWEICLKFRDNGLLAKPTHGNKIRLAPPLVMTEEQIKECLEIIEKSLNEFR is encoded by the coding sequence ATGATACATACAGAAAATACACTTTCATCAAAATCTGAAGTTTTGATAGAAAAAGAGAATAAATACGGAGCTCATAATTATCATCCGCTTCCTGTGGTTTTAGAAAAAGGGGAAGGTGTGTATGTATGGGATGTCGACGGGAAAAAGTATTTTGATTTTCTTTCGGCTTATTCTGCTGTAAACCAAGGACACTGTCATCCTAAAATTGTTCAGGCAATGGTAGATCAAGCACAAAAACTAACACTTACTTCGCGTGCTTTTTACAATGATAAATTAGGAAATTACGAAGAATACATCACGAAATATTTTGGTTTCGATAAAGTGCTTCCTATGAATACTGGTGCAGAAGCCGTTGAAACTGCGCTTAAAGTTTGTAGAAAATGGGCATATGAAGTAAAAGGAATTCCAGAAAATCAAGCGCAGGTAATTGTGTGTGAGAATAATTTTCATGGAAGAACGACTACAATCATTTCGTTTTCTAATGACGAAACGGCACGTAAAAACTTCGGACCTTTTACAGATGGTTTTATAAAAATTGAATATGATAATCTGGCTGCGCTTGAAAACGCACTTGAATCATCAAAAAATATTGCTGGGTTTTTAGTAGAACCAATTCAGGGTGAAGCTGGAGTATATGTTCCATCTGAAGGATATTTGGCAAAAGCGAAAGCACTGTGTGAAAAACATAATGTTTTATTTATTGCTGATGAGGTTCAAACAGGAATTGCCCGCACCGGAAAATTATTAGCGGTTCATCACGAAAATGTACAGCCAGATATTTTGATTTTAGGGAAAGCTATTTCTGGAGGTGTTTATCCAGTTTCTGCAGTTTTGGCAAACGATGAAATTATGAATGTAATTAAGCCGGGACAACATGGTTCTACTTTTGGAGGAAATCCAGTTGCTGCTGCGGTTGCGATTGCCGCACTTGAAGTAATTAAAGATGAAAAACTAGCTGAAAATGCAGAACGTCTTGGTGTTATTTTAAGAAATGGGCTTAATGAAATTGCGGAGAGAAATCATTTAATTACACTGGTTCGTGGAAAAGGTTTACTGAATGCGATTGTAATTAACAGTACTGAGGATTCTGATCTTGCTTGGGAAATATGTTTAAAATTCAGAGATAACGGATTATTGGCAAAACCAACGCACGGAAATAAAATCAGATTGGCTCCGCCATTGGTAATGACCGAAGAACAAATCAAAGAATGTCTTGAAATCATTGAGAAATCGTTGAACGAGTTTAGATAA
- the cysK gene encoding cysteine synthase A — MKYQNILETIGNTPHIKLNKLFKTHEVWIKLEKANPGSSIKDRIALAMIEDAEKRGILNHDSIIIEPTSGNTGIGLSLVAAVKGYKVIIVMPESMSVERRKIIEAYGAEYVLTPREKGTSGAVEKANELASTIKNAFLPSQFTNRANVEVHERTTAQEILADFPDGIDYLITGVGTGGHITGVSKILKQHFPNLKTIAVEPALSPVLSGGIAAPHPLQGIGAGFIPEVFNRDYIDEIITIEKNDTFNFAKKLTKEEGIFGGISTGAALAAVSKKIKNIPEDAVILTFNYDTGERYLSVEELFDFFS; from the coding sequence ATGAAATATCAGAACATTTTAGAAACCATTGGCAATACGCCGCACATAAAGCTCAACAAGCTTTTTAAAACCCACGAGGTATGGATTAAATTAGAAAAAGCCAATCCAGGATCAAGCATAAAAGACCGAATTGCTCTGGCTATGATTGAAGATGCCGAAAAAAGAGGAATTTTAAACCATGATTCGATAATTATTGAACCAACGTCTGGCAATACCGGAATTGGATTATCGCTGGTGGCGGCCGTAAAAGGTTACAAAGTAATTATTGTAATGCCAGAATCAATGAGTGTTGAACGACGTAAAATTATCGAAGCTTACGGCGCAGAATATGTTTTAACTCCAAGAGAAAAAGGAACTTCTGGAGCTGTTGAAAAAGCAAACGAATTGGCTTCGACTATTAAAAACGCTTTTCTGCCATCACAATTTACTAATCGTGCCAATGTTGAAGTTCACGAACGAACTACTGCACAGGAAATCCTAGCCGATTTTCCAGACGGAATTGATTATCTCATTACCGGCGTAGGAACGGGCGGGCATATTACCGGAGTTTCTAAAATTCTGAAACAACATTTCCCTAATTTAAAAACCATTGCGGTAGAACCAGCACTTTCGCCTGTTTTAAGCGGCGGAATTGCGGCACCTCACCCTTTACAAGGAATTGGAGCTGGATTTATTCCTGAAGTTTTTAACAGAGATTATATTGATGAAATTATCACAATCGAAAAGAATGATACTTTCAATTTTGCAAAAAAACTAACGAAAGAAGAAGGAATTTTTGGTGGAATTTCTACAGGAGCGGCATTAGCAGCTGTTTCAAAAAAGATAAAAAATATCCCTGAAGATGCCGTAATCCTTACATTTAATTACGATACCGGAGAACGTTATCTTTCTGTTGAGGAATTATTTGATTTTTTCTCATAA
- a CDS encoding RagB/SusD family nutrient uptake outer membrane protein: MKANKLILLILFAVFFTSCENELDIEPKQREDADKTLSTETGVTNVLTGTYALAANGNAYGGRILLYADLLGVSGALNTTDLRWRGTFGELRQMYIKNMLADNVIIEGTYARLYQIINASNTVIENIDKVKDPDRRAVMIGEANFLRSLAYFDLVRFFAKPYVSGQTNNQLGVVIRPNAIYDFSVDLSKERSSVEETYKVIIDGLKLAYANLPADNSFYADKYAAQALLARVYLQQGKYDLARDAADDVIENSGHGLSQTYGAAFNHDTDQTEDVFAIQITKQTGVNDAVTFYASENNGGRGGDFSIRDAYLAKFSDPDDRAVFNYENDANGRILTSKFTDQFANVGIIRLAEMYLIRAEGNLKEGTAVGNTPLDDINIIRSRAHADNLTAVTINDIWLERELELGMEGFLIHDIRRTQRSIDVSTNGDGSDLIPFDDDILVFPIPLKEKDANKLITQNPGYTGAN; this comes from the coding sequence ATGAAAGCAAATAAATTAATCCTATTGATACTTTTTGCAGTATTTTTTACAAGCTGTGAAAACGAACTAGATATAGAACCTAAACAACGAGAGGATGCAGACAAAACTTTAAGCACAGAAACTGGTGTAACCAATGTGCTTACTGGTACTTATGCACTTGCCGCAAATGGAAATGCTTACGGAGGAAGAATTTTATTATATGCAGACTTACTTGGTGTAAGCGGCGCATTAAATACAACGGATTTAAGATGGCGAGGTACCTTTGGTGAATTAAGACAGATGTACATCAAGAATATGTTAGCAGATAATGTTATCATCGAAGGAACGTATGCGAGGTTGTATCAAATTATAAATGCGTCAAATACTGTAATTGAAAACATCGACAAAGTAAAAGATCCAGACAGACGCGCGGTAATGATTGGTGAAGCTAATTTCCTTAGATCATTAGCTTACTTTGATTTAGTGCGTTTCTTTGCAAAACCATACGTAAGTGGCCAGACCAATAATCAATTAGGAGTTGTAATACGACCAAATGCCATTTATGATTTCAGTGTCGATTTATCTAAAGAAAGAAGCAGCGTTGAAGAAACATACAAAGTAATCATAGACGGTTTAAAACTAGCGTATGCCAATCTGCCTGCTGATAATAGTTTTTACGCTGATAAATATGCAGCTCAGGCATTACTGGCAAGAGTTTATTTACAACAAGGAAAATACGATTTAGCCAGAGACGCCGCAGATGATGTAATTGAAAACAGCGGTCATGGATTATCTCAGACTTATGGCGCTGCATTTAATCATGACACGGATCAGACAGAAGACGTATTTGCAATCCAAATTACCAAACAAACAGGTGTTAATGATGCTGTAACTTTCTATGCTTCTGAAAACAATGGAGGCCGTGGCGGAGATTTCTCTATTAGAGATGCTTATTTAGCTAAATTTAGCGATCCTGATGATAGAGCAGTATTTAACTATGAGAATGACGCAAACGGAAGAATTTTAACTTCTAAGTTTACCGATCAGTTTGCTAATGTTGGAATCATTCGTTTGGCCGAAATGTATTTAATTAGAGCTGAAGGGAACCTTAAAGAAGGTACAGCTGTTGGAAACACTCCACTTGACGATATAAACATCATCAGATCAAGAGCACATGCTGATAATCTAACTGCTGTTACTATAAATGATATCTGGTTAGAAAGAGAATTAGAATTAGGTATGGAAGGATTTCTTATTCATGACATCAGAAGAACACAACGCTCTATAGATGTTAGTACAAATGGAGATGGTTCTGATTTAATTCCTTTTGATGACGATATCTTGGTATTCCCAATTCCGTTAAAAGAAAAAGATGCTAATAAACTGATTACTCAAAATCCGGGTTACACAGGAGCTAATTAA
- a CDS encoding SusC/RagA family TonB-linked outer membrane protein, translating into MKINLKHFLWLISILFVQIAAAQQESISGKVIDKKGMPIPGVNIILKGTNVSTQTDFDGLFKIAAKKGQILTVSYVSFNTVEVPAANQMTIELVETQNELEAVLVVGYGTQSKRNLTDNIARVTAKDIQQIPVSNVQNALVGKLAGVQITQTNGKVDGGINIRVRGAASISAGTQPLYVLDGIPLINDDESSNGAPTNPLLTLSTNEIESIDVLKDASSAAIYGARGANGVVLITTKKGKEGKGSFTVNLSQGVSEATHKRKWLNAKQYVELLQEAGRNVDDLESVEDELEYLSQGTDWRNGAVDTDWQDIALKTGYTTDADFSASGGDDKTKYFFSGAYNNTIGIVDSNTLERFTARTNVSHRVTDRLTLGMNLGFSRSLIHRVQDDNSFSSPLQSVAQAPISPARLEDGSANPNTEYSNYLLAKDNTFWKTIMRRLTGKVFGEFRILSSLKFNSDFSYDLLSQTEDYWQGKNAPFMATDGAVFATSVNTENYVSSNYFTFDKTFAEKHNLNVVAGMEFNKYHRRYQDVNSIYFSSDDFQTVDGGAEVNEGHGNETDYAFVSQFGRLNYSYMGKYLLKASIRRDGSSRFGKNERFGVFPAFSAGWVISQEEFLKDNTVLTNLKVKGSWGKLGNAEIGNFASRQLYRPNPYNLKSGLTFDQPGNNDLTWEKSAQTDFGIEVGFINRFSLEADYYQKDTDGLLFEVPLPISSGAASINKNIGKIRSNGFEVTLNTKNIDKENFKWNTSFNLTTNQSKVKSLPNDNRDIIVSYNINRVGENISSFYLVEYAGVDPENGDALFYKNTKKADGTLDRTKTNDYSEAQRVIMGNPFPTLMSGLTNTIIYKGFDFSFTFQGEWGASIYNSAGIYQSTAADYFDNQTADQLNRWQKPGDITDVPQARFGGSNGTQDSSRYLDKADFVRLRNLTLGYTLPKDVLKDLGMSSLRVYFTAVNLLTFTNYKGNDPEARRDDTGIGEDFYSAPPARTTAIGVNFNF; encoded by the coding sequence ATGAAAATTAACCTAAAGCATTTTTTATGGCTGATCTCAATACTATTTGTACAGATTGCCGCTGCTCAACAGGAATCAATTTCCGGAAAAGTAATCGATAAAAAAGGAATGCCAATTCCTGGTGTAAATATCATTTTAAAAGGCACAAACGTAAGTACTCAAACTGATTTTGACGGTTTGTTTAAAATTGCGGCCAAAAAAGGCCAGATCCTTACCGTAAGTTATGTAAGCTTTAATACGGTAGAAGTTCCAGCTGCTAACCAAATGACTATAGAACTGGTTGAAACTCAAAACGAACTAGAAGCTGTACTCGTTGTAGGATACGGAACACAATCAAAAAGAAACCTTACTGACAATATCGCTAGAGTAACTGCTAAAGATATCCAGCAGATTCCAGTTTCAAACGTGCAGAACGCATTAGTTGGAAAACTGGCAGGGGTTCAGATTACGCAGACCAATGGTAAAGTTGACGGAGGAATTAACATTCGTGTGCGTGGTGCGGCAAGTATCAGCGCCGGAACACAGCCATTGTATGTACTAGATGGAATTCCTTTGATTAATGATGATGAATCTAGTAACGGTGCGCCAACCAACCCATTGCTGACTTTGAGCACCAACGAAATCGAATCGATAGATGTATTAAAAGATGCTTCTTCTGCTGCGATTTATGGAGCACGTGGAGCCAACGGGGTGGTTTTAATTACCACTAAAAAAGGAAAAGAAGGAAAAGGATCTTTTACTGTAAATCTTTCTCAAGGGGTTAGCGAAGCTACACATAAAAGAAAGTGGCTTAACGCAAAACAATACGTTGAATTATTGCAAGAAGCTGGACGTAACGTTGACGATTTGGAATCAGTTGAAGATGAACTGGAATATCTTTCTCAAGGAACAGACTGGAGAAATGGCGCAGTAGATACCGACTGGCAGGATATCGCTTTAAAAACAGGTTATACAACAGATGCTGATTTTTCTGCTTCTGGAGGAGACGATAAAACAAAATATTTCTTTTCAGGTGCGTACAACAACACAATTGGTATTGTAGACAGTAATACTTTAGAAAGATTTACAGCAAGAACCAACGTATCACATAGAGTTACGGATCGTCTTACTTTAGGAATGAACCTTGGATTTTCTAGATCTTTAATTCACAGAGTTCAAGATGACAACTCGTTTTCTTCACCGTTGCAGTCAGTTGCGCAAGCACCAATTTCGCCTGCAAGATTAGAAGATGGAAGTGCTAACCCAAATACAGAATATTCAAATTATCTTTTAGCAAAAGACAACACTTTCTGGAAAACCATAATGCGAAGATTAACCGGAAAAGTTTTTGGAGAATTTAGGATCTTATCTTCTCTAAAATTTAATTCTGACTTCTCATATGACCTTTTATCTCAAACAGAAGATTACTGGCAGGGTAAAAACGCTCCTTTTATGGCAACAGATGGAGCGGTATTTGCAACTTCTGTAAACACAGAAAACTATGTTTCGAGTAACTACTTTACATTTGATAAAACATTTGCTGAAAAGCACAATTTAAATGTGGTTGCAGGTATGGAATTCAACAAATACCACAGAAGATATCAAGATGTAAACAGTATTTATTTCTCAAGCGATGATTTTCAAACTGTTGATGGTGGTGCCGAGGTAAACGAAGGACACGGAAACGAAACAGATTATGCATTTGTTTCTCAGTTTGGGAGATTAAATTATTCGTACATGGGTAAATACCTTTTAAAAGCTAGTATTCGTCGCGACGGATCTTCTCGTTTTGGTAAAAACGAACGTTTTGGAGTTTTTCCAGCCTTTTCTGCCGGATGGGTTATTTCTCAGGAAGAATTCTTAAAAGACAATACTGTCCTAACGAATTTAAAAGTTAAAGGAAGCTGGGGAAAATTAGGAAATGCCGAAATTGGAAATTTTGCATCACGCCAGCTTTACAGACCTAATCCGTATAACTTGAAATCTGGACTAACATTCGATCAGCCGGGTAATAATGATTTAACTTGGGAAAAATCAGCTCAAACCGATTTTGGTATTGAAGTTGGATTTATTAACCGATTCTCGCTTGAAGCAGATTATTACCAAAAAGATACTGACGGATTACTTTTCGAAGTACCGCTTCCAATAAGCTCTGGAGCTGCATCTATTAATAAAAACATTGGAAAAATTAGAAGCAATGGTTTTGAAGTCACTTTAAATACTAAAAACATTGACAAAGAAAACTTCAAATGGAACACAAGCTTTAACCTTACTACAAACCAATCGAAAGTAAAATCACTTCCGAATGACAACAGAGATATTATTGTTTCGTACAACATCAATAGAGTTGGCGAAAACATTTCATCTTTTTATTTAGTAGAATACGCAGGTGTTGATCCAGAAAACGGAGATGCTTTATTTTATAAAAACACTAAAAAGGCTGATGGTACACTTGACCGCACCAAAACAAACGATTATAGTGAAGCACAACGTGTTATTATGGGGAATCCATTCCCAACTTTAATGTCGGGTTTAACAAACACGATTATTTACAAAGGATTTGATTTTTCATTTACTTTCCAAGGAGAATGGGGAGCTAGCATTTACAACTCGGCAGGAATTTACCAATCAACTGCTGCTGATTATTTTGATAACCAAACAGCAGATCAGTTAAACAGATGGCAGAAACCTGGTGATATTACCGATGTACCTCAAGCACGTTTTGGAGGTTCGAACGGGACACAGGATTCTTCCCGCTATCTTGACAAAGCCGATTTTGTTCGTTTAAGAAACCTTACTTTAGGATATACACTTCCTAAAGATGTATTGAAAGATTTAGGTATGAGCAGCTTAAGAGTTTATTTCACTGCTGTAAACCTTTTAACTTTTACCAACTACAAAGGTAACGACCCAGAAGCAAGAAGAGATGATACGGGAATTGGGGAAGATTTTTACTCTGCACCACCGGCAAGAACAACAGCAATTGGTGTAAACTTTAATTTTTAA
- a CDS encoding Lrp/AsnC family transcriptional regulator, which yields MDILDEFDINILKELEKDGRMAFSAIAANLKISNTMVHQRINRMIEQGVIGGIKPIIQEKNIGYDWASFTGITLNKDSDSDRIIEEMKKIPEITECYYVTGSFTLYIKIIAKNHEHMRKILYEKIDSIPGIAKTDSIIELGCAFKRNITL from the coding sequence ATGGATATATTAGACGAATTCGATATTAATATATTGAAGGAATTAGAAAAAGACGGAAGAATGGCTTTTTCTGCAATTGCAGCCAATTTAAAAATATCAAACACAATGGTGCATCAGCGTATTAATCGAATGATTGAGCAAGGTGTTATTGGCGGTATAAAACCTATTATACAAGAAAAAAACATTGGTTACGACTGGGCTTCCTTCACGGGAATCACACTGAATAAAGATTCTGATTCTGATCGTATTATAGAAGAAATGAAAAAAATTCCTGAAATTACGGAATGTTATTATGTAACGGGTTCTTTCACACTTTACATTAAAATTATTGCCAAAAACCACGAACATATGCGTAAAATTCTTTACGAAAAAATCGACAGCATTCCCGGAATTGCCAAAACCGATTCGATTATTGAATTAGGCTGTGCTTTCAAAAGAAATATCACTTTGTAA